The Plasmodium brasilianum strain Bolivian I chromosome 6, whole genome shotgun sequence genomic interval atatatgcatataactAAATTATGctttataattacatatagaCGGGGCTCCCCAATTTGATGATTTTCATCACATATTCttatctttttcatattatttatcatgtttttcactttttattattattaaaaggcacatatatatatatattcaatcaAAACGAGCACCTATGCCATTCAATGTTAAGTACAATTGTCTAttctgaaaataaaaattcagaAAAAGATTTATCAAAAAGCGTAAAttgttatgtatatgtaaatatatatatatatatatattttttttttttttttaaatgcaaTTTCCagttctttctttttttccttctttccCGTATTGACAGGAAAACTTCATAGAAAACTTCCAAGATGACAGTTAAATGTAAACACCGAAAAATATTCGTAACAGGATATTAAACTAATATAACTGTTCTgaacaaaatatgaaaaaaataattatgtgcCTGCTCTTCACTTTTTTACTGGACAGACGTATAAAATACACTCGCAtctggaaaaaaaaaaaaaaaaaaaaaaaaaaaaaaaagtacaaaaaattacaacACAATGACAAATAGtaaaactaataataataattataacagtAACCAACGTGACGAACATCACAAAGTAcagtttatatttatattcatttttccaCCTCCCCCCTAATTTATACCTGCTTTTTAATAgctaaaaagttttaaaatggaggaatgtaaaaaaaaatccccTATCTCATAGCATCTTTCCTGATTCTTCaaaaagatttttatttttcccccTTGTCGATATACCCTACCTagaattcaaaaaaaaaaaaaaaaaaaaaaaaaaaaaagaaagaaagaaagaaacaTATGGTAAtgtaaaaacaaacaaataaatatacaaccAAATCGAATGAAACGCAATTActtttgatgaaaaaaaagaaaaatatatcgtTTTGGTTATACCAAATCATTCTGATAGGTAAATGAACAATACTGTCCATTTAGCTCCATCCTAATGCAGTACAAATTCAGGTCTAACTTAAAACCTCCAAGCAAACtctgaaaaataaatatataataaaataaaaaatatatatatatatataataaaaatatatatataataaaaaaaaaatatatatatataataaaataaaacaaaaacaaaataaaacaaaataaaacaaaataaaacaaaataaaacaaaataaaacaaaataaaaaccATTTAACGTGTGTTTGCTATATAACTTATCACTCCTTCcaatttatcatttatatgcTCCGTTTTTTAGCGACTCCtccacatttatttttattgttactgttatatttttattgttactgttatatttttattgttactgttatatttttattgttgcaatatttttattgttactgttatatttttattgttactgttatatttttattgttactgttaaatttttattgttactgttatatttttattgttactgttatatttttattgttactgttaaatttttattgttactgttatatttttattgttactgttatatttttattgttactgttatatttttattgttactgttatatttttattgttactgttatatttttattgttgcaatatttttattattgatatATGCTTAAACCTGTTGGACGAGGGGTAATCCTGCGCATGGGTGTAATCGatcataaaaatgtaatccttaaaaaaaaaaaaaaaaaattaaaattaacactaaaattaacattaaaacaaaaatgttcACATACgcaaatatataagaatatatgcacatacaaataaaatcGCGTCTAACGTACACACTTAGTTATATGTATCTGACTCAATATGACAACTGTGTATTGTTCAAAAGTTAAAATActaacaatataataatagtaccTGTTACAAAACTGTTCTGGGAACATACTAGAGAAATATCTACTTCGTTTACACAAGCACCTTTTTGTTGTTTGTTCGCATAATACTTTCTTGATAGAATTCCTTCTTCCCCTTTTTCCATTGCATAtcttatttctttctttttaaaaataaaacctGCTAACAATTTTGTAGGAGATTTCTTAATAATGCTTCTACTGTTTGTGTTGCTGCTATACGACTTCTTGAGTGACCTTttgtttgtatatttatttttgcgGTCCGCACTTGGTATTTCTACAGCCGCTTCTACCTCTGAACCCATATTTTCTTTCGAAATAACGTCATTTATTAAATCACTATCTACACtactattttcattttcactcTCATTTACACTGGAaagtattctttttttcttatgtgCCGGGTTAATATCCTCATAATAGTTTTCCTCTGaactcattttatttatataacttctgttcatataatttttatttgttttttctagaaatgtcatatataaattatgtccACTCGTGTTTTTAgaactactactactactaccaaATGTGTTCTGGTCTCCTTCATAAGGTAGAATCGTGCCAACTGTGCTATCACCATTATTTCCATTATTAACTGGTATAACTTCATCAGCGCTCTGCGCTGCATCCTTTCCACATATAGAGGTGACCACAGTTTGTTCTGCACTATTACTATGCATGTGCACATGCAAAATAGTTCCATAATAGGTTGCATAATTTCTTGCATAATTACTCGCACTTCTATTACACTCTTCTGCATTAAAAAAGGTCTTTTCGCTATATTTTAAATCCTCATCCCAGTGCTCCTGAACATtgtattccttttttccctttaaCTGATTATCCTCACTATCATTTAAGCTCTCTTTTGCattttcttttgcttttgtattttcttttgcttttgcattttcttttgcttttgcgttttcttttgcttttgcgttttcttttgtttcttctttttcttttattttctcttcttttgtattttctttttcttttaatttctcttcttttgtattttctttttcttttaatttctcttcttttgtattttctttttcattttcttcttcttgtttcaacttcttcatcttcatctctttcttttttgccTTCTTCTTACTTATGTCCTTGTTTACTCCCTTAAATTCGTTTTTCCTTCCCCTATCTTCCTTTTCTTTGCCTTTTTTCCCctcattatttcttttttcattggAGATacgaaaatttaaatttaatatggATAGCTCTTTGTACATTTCATCTATTTTgctgtcttttttttttttttttttctggttattcactttttttttgacttttttctttttcaccGACACGTTTACCTTTTTCTCCGCCCGTTCAGCCTCATCGACTTCTGCCTCACCTTCTACTGCTGCTTCTGCTTCAACCTCTTCTACTGCTTCTGATTCAACGTCTTCTACTGCTTCTGCTTCAACGTCTTCTACTGCTTCTGCTTCAACTTCTTCAAATGTTTCATCTTCTACTTCTACTCCTTCTATCTTTCCGTCATCCATACAATTCGAGTTATTGTCGTTCGAACAATTCATCTCTTCACTCACGTTTGGTTCGTTTCCATCTGCAACTACTGATGCTTTATCCACATCTGCTATATGAGCTACTTCCATATCCGCATCACCTACACCGTTCACATCAAGGAACAAATTTCCCTCATTCGAAGGAAGACTATCACATGCTACATCGTCATTTAATAATCTGTTTGTCCCTTCTTCCTCATACATATCATTGTACACTTCGTCATTTGTAGCTACATGCTCTATCATGTAACTTCCATCCGTTAGAAGATTAATATTGTTGAATGTATTAGCATCGTTGTTCATATTAGAATCTTTACCCTTACCATTATTAACGTGTTCAGAACATCTACTTCCACCAATAGCCGTACTgtcttttttaacattttggtagaataaaatatctcCTTCCCTTTTGTCACtgctttttattaatttttttttttttttttttatataattaatgatattaatgaatttacgtttttttcgttttttccaCTTTTTGTTATCATTAAGATTAACAGCTCTATTGGAGAATCGATTAGCTCTGGGTAGATTAGTATTTTTATCAGCATCATTGCTATTACTCCCCTTCATTGATGctttgtataatatattatttttatattgcaTATGTGTTCCTTCCTTATTGCGATTAACatgatgataatgataacgATGACTATGACGATAATAATCATCCTGAGTGGTGTTACTATTTGTTACATCGTTTAATCTGTTGGTGTACCCGTCCTCCTCTATAAACACATCGTCGTTTAATATCTTTCTTCCATAATAATTACTGTAATGCTGTTCATTCATTTCTtccatattaaaattttttcttgaaCGGTTTTGTTCTCTTAAATagattttcttatatttaaatggCCCTATAATATGAGGTGATAGatcatctatatttttacattcacTAAACCCTATTACATCTATTTCCCCTGTTTCTGGATTTCTTTTTGTGAGTTCTCTTTCACCTATCCAGTATCGTAGCGTTTTGATTCTATTTCTCTTTGGGTACCTCCTCTTTCTATTATCCTTATCATGGTTAAGTGATGCTCCGATACTCCCTCTTGgtatttccttttcatttatcctttttaattttcttttcactAATATTACCTCTACACTTTTTTTCCTTGGTGTTCTGTTTGTATTTCTCGAAACGTCTAGGGGGAAATCCGTCTGACACTCCgtgtttttcattaattcGGGAATTTTGGGAGGGCTGCCACTGTCGTAATTACTATTCCTATTACTATTCCTATTACTGTTCCTATTACTGTtcctattactattactgttacaGTTAATGTTAaagttgttattattattgttctcATACTGAGAGTCATGCTTAGCGCCATACTTCGTATTATACTTAGCATCATGATCAGTACCGTGATAATTATTATTCCCACTGATATCACCCACGTTAAATAACGAATTGCTATCCATATGCACATTAGACTCATTAAGATCCGATAGCTTAAGTTCTGAATCTACAGGGGCATCATTACCACTAGTATTATCTATCATATCGTTGTTCACATATGCATCATGATCCGCACATTCATCATTGTGCCAAAAATTAGCATTATTGTCTTTCGAGTTTTTCTTCGACTTTCTCATCATTTCATTATCAACATGGGTAGTATTTATGACAGCATCACCTCTTCCATCATCGCAGTCATAATAGTAATCATTTACATGAACCGAATCGAGCAAGTCAAATGCTCGTTCGTCCCCATTATTACTCATATTGTTCatattgtttatattgttcgtattattgttattattattattaccgcTATCCTCTtcattgtttatatttatctggTTAGCCAAATCAGCTTTCAGCTTCTCCAAAAAGCTTGCAATTTCCTTGTCATCACGTACATCTATCTCTTCGTCCATTGTATCGCCATTTAGCGATAACTTCTTGTAATTCTTTTCCACCGAGTCATTATTCGAATGGTTGTTATCATCCCCTTCTTCATAAGTAATAACATCCATATTATCAAGGCATTCCTCCTCATTATTCAAACTACTATAAAggaatatatctttttttaataaatttttcgaAGATGTAAAATCATAAGATTTTAGATTCTCCAAATCATGCATctttaaattatacaaatcGTACATGTCATTTTCTAGTAGTTTTTCATATCCTCCACTTATCCCCGCTTCTGATACTCCTGATATATCTTCCTCAACCCCACAAGGGTAGTTTAAGTCCTTCGAATGGTCATCATTAGCATCAGTGTTTGTGTCTACATTATGGTGTGTATCTTTCCGGGGAGTTCCTTCTTCTTGACAAAcacttcttttcttttgctTCTCTTTTTCCTGGTCCAACTTTTCACTACTACATTTCAAACTTTTGCGATCATCAGATATTTCCATTTCGTCCTTCTTCAACGCTTCCTTTTTTAGATCGTTTGTACTTCCATCTTCTTTTGCACTGTTCATACTAAAAGATAAATTTTCAAGCTCATCAATTGTCAACATagttttttcatattttttaattaacaagtcaaaatattctttttctccTTTACTATTTGAAAAACCTTCCCCATGTTCACTTTCTTCACCTTTAAAACTATTTACGTGGGGTACTAATTCATCATATGTATTACCTAACTTCTTAGGGATAGATAAGTCcaatgaacaaaatatatcattaccTAATCGTATTTCTCCTTCTCTTAAATTATCATAACATTTATGGATTCTGCTCTTTTCCCTCCTATCATTGCTACTTTTGCTACATTTTAAGTCACTTCTAACATTATCAAAATTCTCATACACATGCCCCTCCTCACCAATCACTAAATCATGTTTTTCTAAAGATTTGCTCCTTTCTATCCCTTCTAAATCATCATATACgttattttcatcttttcTTTGTTcagtattatttaataagcCTTCACATGATATGCTACTAATTATATCAGCACGACTCTGATATATTTCTTCTACACTTTTTCTCTTTAAGTATATGTTATCATCTGCACAGGTTCTTCCTCCATTATCTTCATCATTTCCAGTACAAGAATTATTAAATCTATTTGGGACATTAACAACATTAGCAGAGTTCTTAGCTGTATTACTGACTTCTTCCATATGAGATGGATGCCAATTTATGCTGTCATCATACACTTCATCAAGGGAAATCCTTTCTTTTGGTTCGAATATTTGGTACGGATAAACATCATTTTCaacatgttcatatataaaatttgcaTCTTCATTCCTTAGATTTTGttccttctttttcttgTTGATCTGTGTAGGTAAAGGGATAACATATTCACCTTCTGCTGACTGTTCCTCATAATTTCGCAAAGAATAGTTACATTTGTGTTCTTGTTCAATTTCGTTTTTCTCATAactcattatattttctcttcTTGACATGTCTCTATTTACATAAACATTGTTAGGTGCAACAGTTGTCGTATCATTATTCATATACTCTGAACGGACTACCTCATTTGATAATAACATTTCTCTTCGTTGAGAGTAGCCATATGCGTAATGTTCATAACGAGGATGATCAGCATGGTGATGACGATACTGATCAACATGATGATGACGATGCTGATCAacatgatgatgatgatgctGATCAACATGATGATGACGATGCTGATCAacatgatgatgatgatgctGATCAACATGATGATGACGATGCTGATCAACATGATGATGACGATGCTGATCAACATGATGATGACGATGCTGATCAacatgatgatgatgatgctGATCAACATGATGATGACGATGCTGATCAACATGATGATGACGATACTGATCAACATGATGATCACTATCCTTAACATCATCATATGAGGacacaaatatatgatttgcgcgttttctatttttttttaaataaaaattttttaaagatgtTCTATCTTTTAATGTAAGCTCTTCTAATTCTATAGCATGTGAATCGAAATCAGACGTGTTATCCAtgacatttttatttgtctTATGTTGTACCATGTGGAGAGGCATTTTCTTTCTATGCGCATtactactatttttattaattatacgACTGTGTATATTATTACGGAAgaaataatcatttttttttttttttctgcaaGGCTTGAAATTATTACCATCATTCAGTTGAGTATTGTACGGATTTatctcttttcttttttttaagacaTTTTCATGGTACCTAATATTATCGTGCCATCCTCTCTGACTATCACATGAATGGCCATATAACATATTACTgctatgttttttttttttactcccAAAATTGTCATATATTGCTAGAAAAATATCATTATGATCAATATGTTCAATGGTAAGCTTCCCCTGCTTTCCCTTTATATctcttactttttttaaattatgtgtatttatatcTGCAATACTTTTGCAacatatatgataaattCTTTCATTCAATTTCttctgtatatttttattatttgattttGCCATAGAGAGTATTCCTTCAAAATTGTTTatcctatttttatttttgataattattatattaattttttcttctcgtGAGTTTTGTTGTTTCGTCTGTTTTTGCCCTACTTCACGCGTTTCCCCTATAtcttcgtttttttttttttttttttttccctattCTTTTCTGTTCTGTTATGTTCtaaactattattattttcctcttcattttttgaaataattgtCGATGCCCCATCATCAATATAACTCTTTACGGAGCTTTTTTCTGAGTCTTCTTGATTACtttcaaaattttgtaaaaggGGTGGAATTTTATATTcacaataattattatgcTCATTACAACTATATGAGGATTTACCATCAATCTCTTCCGTATAATCAATTAGTTCATTTATATCACATCTGTTTATGTAACAGAACAAGTCCAAACCATCAGGACATTTATATTCCGTCATggtttcatattattatcttcttttaaaaaaatatcattacAAAAAACTATTTCCAAAGGTACATACGGGAAATGAACATGGAAAATTGGCATGCAAAATAAAAGGTGAAACGTAGAAAGGTAAAAATTAAGAAGTAAAATATGAGGAAGTAAAAAAAGGTGACAAAAAATAGTGACATAAAAAATGGTGACATAAAAAATGGTGACGTAAAAAATGgtgaagtaaaataaaaattgaaagaaTTTCcactgattttttttttattttatttttacttttaaataatgtaaattacTCTGaggaataattaaaaacagTATTATTGTACgggaatatttaaaaataaaaagaataaattgaTAAATAAACTGAtggataaataaataataaataattacacaataaatgaataaattaacaataaataaacgGCATATGAATAAAGAggaaatacataaattaataatagaataaaaatgggaaaaaaaagaaaaaaaaagaattactcAGTTGATAATTCCAACAATTGATCGTCGGATAaatttctttccttttttttgcagAATGAAAAGGAATAACACCCCAAAATCCAAAAGATTcgtatgttaattttttgtgtaaaggaaaaatattgaaatacgttactttttttttttctttgttataagtgtatgtatatatatatatatatatatatatatatgcgtacataCTTAAGCataaatattcatacatatacttgaatatatatatatacgtgcatatatacatatacgtgcatatatacatatacgtgcatatatatacatatacgtgcatatatatacatatacgtgcatatatacgtgtacatatataaatacatgtacatacataaatacatatttattatatacatataaatgcgtatacatacataaataaatacatgtacataaatgtGCACAAGCATTATACACCCCCATGTTCATGGTATAGCTTGGCAATTATCTTTCCAGTACCAGCACAATGCAACATTTTTTctgaacaaaaaaagaaaaaatcaaCAATTTtgggaaataaaaatttgttatattatattttccttttattttatttctccctttacctttatatttttttcactttattttttctgtgCTTTACTTATTcctcaatttattttttttgtttttgtttttcctattttcccttttttgtCCTTTCACGTTCGTAGTATTgcgaattttttattacacacacatatatatatatatatatattagtatattaGTACATACTTATACACATTTACATACAGCTACCTGGCATAAACTTTTGTGAGATAATTCAAAGTGTAAAATTTGCaaaataaacacatatattattatcacaGTCTGGATACCATAtaatcaataaaaaaaatataagaaaaaacttgtatttttattattaggcattaaaataagaaaaatataccaATTTAAATAATCTTCGGTTTTTGATGTTTTTCCCccctatttttaatttttttttttttcaaaatgttaGTTAAAATTagtcaaaataaaaaaatttagtattACTTTGTTTagttgttttt includes:
- a CDS encoding schizont egress antigen-1; its protein translation is MAKSNNKNIQKKLNERIYHICCKSIADINTHNLKKVRDIKGKQGKLTIEHIDHNDIFLAIYDNFGSKKKKHSSNMLYGHSCDSQRGWHDNIRYHENVLKKRKEINPYNTQLNDGNNFKPCRKKKKNDYFFRNNIHSRIINKNSSNAHRKKMPLHMVQHKTNKNVMDNTSDFDSHAIELEELTLKDRTSLKNFYLKKNRKRANHIFVSSYDDVKDSDHHVDQYRHHHVDQHRHHHVDQHHHHHVDQHRHHHVDQHRHHHVDQHRHHHVDQHHHHHVDQHRHHHVDQHHHHHVDQHRHHHVDQYRHHHADHPRYEHYAYGYSQRREMLLSNEVVRSEYMNNDTTTVAPNNVYVNRDMSRRENIMSYEKNEIEQEHKCNYSLRNYEEQSAEGEYVIPLPTQINKKKKEQNLRNEDANFIYEHVENDVYPYQIFEPKERISLDEVYDDSINWHPSHMEEVSNTAKNSANVVNVPNRFNNSCTGNDEDNGGRTCADDNIYLKRKSVEEIYQSRADIISSISCEGLLNNTEQRKDENNVYDDLEGIERSKSLEKHDLVIGEEGHVYENFDNVRSDLKCSKSSNDRREKSRIHKCYDNLREGEIRLGNDIFCSLDLSIPKKLGNTYDELVPHVNSFKGEESEHGEGFSNSKGEKEYFDLLIKKYEKTMLTIDELENLSFSMNSAKEDGSTNDLKKEALKKDEMEISDDRKSLKCSSEKLDQEKEKQKKRSVCQEEGTPRKDTHHNVDTNTDANDDHSKDLNYPCGVEEDISGVSEAGISGGYEKLLENDMYDLYNLKMHDLENLKSYDFTSSKNLLKKDIFLYSSLNNEEECLDNMDVITYEEGDDNNHSNNDSVEKNYKKLSLNGDTMDEEIDVRDDKEIASFLEKLKADLANQININNEEDSGNNNNNNNTNNINNMNNMSNNGDERAFDLLDSVHVNDYYYDCDDGRGDAVINTTHVDNEMMRKSKKNSKDNNANFWHNDECADHDAYVNNDMIDNTSGNDAPVDSELKLSDLNESNVHMDSNSLFNVGDISGNNNYHGTDHDAKYNTKYGAKHDSQYENNNNNNFNINCNSNSNRNSNRNSNRNSNRNSNYDSGSPPKIPELMKNTECQTDFPLDVSRNTNRTPRKKSVEVILVKRKLKRINEKEIPRGSIGASLNHDKDNRKRRYPKRNRIKTLRYWIGERELTKRNPETGEIDVIGFSECKNIDDLSPHIIGPFKYKKIYLREQNRSRKNFNMEEMNEQHYSNYYGRKILNDDVFIEEDGYTNRLNDVTNSNTTQDDYYRHSHRYHYHHVNRNKEGTHMQYKNNILYKASMKGSNSNDADKNTNLPRANRFSNRAVNLNDNKKWKKRKKRKFINIINYIKKKKKKLIKSSDKREGDILFYQNVKKDSTAIGGSRCSEHVNNGKGKDSNMNNDANTFNNINLLTDGSYMIEHVATNDEVYNDMYEEEGTNRLLNDDVACDSLPSNEGNLFLDVNGVGDADMEVAHIADVDKASVVADGNEPNVSEEMNCSNDNNSNCMDDGKIEGVEVEDETFEEVEAEAVEDVEAEAVEDVESEAVEEVEAEAAVEGEAEVDEAERAEKKVNVSVKKKKVKKKVNNQKKKKKKDSKIDEMYKELSILNLNFRISNEKRNNEGKKGKEKEDRGRKNEFKGVNKDISKKKAKKKEMKMKKLKQEEENEKENTKEEKLKEKENTKEEKLKEKENTKEEKIKEKEETKENAKAKENAKAKENAKAKENTKAKENAKESLNDSEDNQLKGKKEYNVQEHWDEDLKYSEKTFFNAEECNRSASNYARNYATYYGTILHVHMHSNSAEQTVVTSICGKDAAQSADEVIPVNNGNNGDSTVGTILPYEGDQNTFGSSSSSSKNTSGHNLYMTFLEKTNKNYMNRSYINKMSSEENYYEDINPAHKKKRILSSVNESENENSSVDSDLINDVISKENMGSEVEAAVEIPSADRKNKYTNKRSLKKSYSSNTNSRSIIKKSPTKLLAGFIFKKKEIRYAMEKGEEGILSRKYYANKQQKGACVNEVDISLVCSQNSFVTGLHFYDRLHPCAGLPLVQQSLLGGFKLDLNLYCIRMELNGQYCSFTYQNDLLLKSRYKLGGRWKNEYKYKLYFVICECILYVCPNRQLYLTLNGIGARFD
- a CDS encoding schizont egress antigen-1, with product MTEYKCPDGLDLFCYINRCDINELIDYTEEIDGKSSYSCNEHNNYCEYKIPPLLQNFESNQEDSEKSSVKSYIDDGASTIISKNEEENNNSLEHNRTEKNREKKKKKKTKI